A segment of the Crassostrea angulata isolate pt1a10 chromosome 10, ASM2561291v2, whole genome shotgun sequence genome:
CATATTTTCCAGCGCCAAATCTTAAATCACCACCAAATTTACCTCCAATTCCACCAGCTCCACCAATACCTCCAAAGCCAAATCCTTCTCCAAATCCAAATCCTCCTCCACCACCTCCTCCTCCTCCGCCACCACCACCTCCTCCTCCTCCACCGCCTCCTCCTCCTCCGCCGCCGCCGCCGCCGCCTCCTCCTCCTCCACCACCACCACCTCCTCCTCCTCCACCGCCGCCGCCTCCTCCACCACCACCGCCTCCTCCGCCTCCTCCTCCTCCACCGCCGCCGCCTCCACCTCCACCACcgcctcctcctcctcctcctcctcctcctcctcctcctcctcctcctcctcctcctcctcctcctcctcctcctcctcctcctcctccgcCGCCGCCGCCGCCGCCGCCGCCGCCATATGCTAAGCTAAAGGAAGCATAAAATCCCATTTTGCCCATCGGCATATGTATGTCAAAGCAAGGTTGATGTCCTCTATTTATATCGGGTATAAATGGTAAATATGGGACGTATTGTTTATATTTCGTTTTTGCAGAAAGTTTTGTATAAGGAATTAAAATAGGATATTCTGGGTATGCAAGTCTTTTTGTTTTGCGATCAAgtggaatgtaaataaaaaaacttgtGGTAGCAATTTTATATGGAGCAAACATTGGCCCGCTTCCATCACTTCGTACATATGCACTGGGTGCTGATTTATAAGGAGCTACTTTGATTGGCATACTCATTGAAAATCCGCCTGATCTAACAAGCTGAGGCACAGAAGGAAATGAATTATCAAATGCTTCTTTATATCTAGCAAAGCATGAATCCAGTTGATCAGATGGTATAAAGAATTCAGGAAAGCCCTTTATCGCTGGTTCATAACGAACACCCTTTTCGGCATAAGGTCCAATAAATTTGGAAAATTTTCCTATTAAATAAGACGAACGAAATCCTCCTCCAAATCCTCCTccacctcctcctcctcctcctccgcCGCCGCCACCACCACCTCCTCCGCcgcctcctcctcctcctccgcCACCGCCTCCGCCACCACCACCTCCTCCTCCGCCGCCGCCTCCTCCTCCACCGCCGCcgcctcctcctcctcctccaccACCTCCTCCGCCACCACCACCTCcgcctcctcctcctcctcctccaccACCTCCTCCGCCACCACCACCTCCGCCTCCTCCGCCACCGCCTCCTCCACCACCTCCTCCGCCACCGCCTCCTCCTCCGCCAccacctcctcctcctcctcctccgcCAAATCCACCTCCTCCGCCAAATCCACCTCCTCCTCCAAATCCACCTCCTCCTCCAAATCCACCTCCTCCGCCAAAGCCTCCCCCACCTCCAAAGCCTCCTCCACCAAATCCACCAAAACCACCTTTTCCACCGAACCCAAACCCTCCTGGCCCTCCATCAAATCCTCCTTTGAATCCTAGACCATAGCTTCCTTTCCCAGAGAAGGCTGGACCCCATTCGATATTCTGTTCCACTGGCCCGAATTTTACATCAAATCTAGATTCCATGTATGGTGAAGGACCTCCATATCCTTGGGGATATGCAACATCAACACCGGGTGCAAAAAAGTCTGGTCCATAACCGAATGCTCGATCCGACTTTTTGGAAAATCCACCATCAAAACGTGTTAAGAAATCTTTCGCAGGGGCCTTAAGTTCGATGCTGACCACTCCGCCCAACAAAGGGAGAAGGACAATCATCAGCTTAATTGCCCCCATTGTGGCAAAACTGCAAATAGAAAAAGAATCACACTTTTGAAAAACGTTTATATAAGGAAAAAACACCAAAACAACAGTCTTTTGCTGCTTTCCAATTACAACAtgtaaaaatctttataaatagTGAAGTAGTTGgcttcaaaatttattttcatacatgtGTATCTATATCtatgtacatttgtacaaaGATATATTTCAAAGCTCATTTTTTCATCTATGCATAACAAAGAATAGTTAAAACactttaaggaggctggggggtcaaaatataatataatataaaaccatcagattaatttgaacattttatacgcgatttctgaagctatcaactactatttgataaagaaaaatttcatatgttttaatataaaatttcacCACTTCCTATTATCTTAAtatggagctcttcttttaaaggagatcaatattgtctaaaatggcaGCCAACCCCCAGCCCCCTTAAACCCCATCCATCCAAATTGTTAAAAGATTGGTAGATTCAAAGTCTTaatccaggtttttttttattttagttttgaatCTATTGCATATAACTTCAATTTAGAGAAATATGTCACATTGATACAATAAAGGagattttgtcaatatttataataaataccTTGTTAAAACAGTTAACTATATTATACTGTATGTACTATTGTAAATAAGATTTCATATGCTTTTCGGGGATTTATATTccgatttgatttttttttgtgctttattgctagcgctctcgagcgctagcaactacgttagtctttttcactggaatacgcaagctcgactccatagtaggggattctgggagtactgtactactgtatataaactgtaccatttgaatttcgttttataattttcacatgtagttttgtattttattgtacatgtcgaaaagtaacagtagcttaTGTCTTATAATGCatagttattttcaatattaaaataaacagctaactttatcttaaatttcttcaagctcggaaaacaacttCGGATATATTTTgacggaaaggcccgagaagattcGATTGCAacaaaacagtaccaatggttcttgaaaattttcacttcaaaattgaaattacagtagatacataatgattaaggcacagtcagtgagctacatgtatgtcatgCCTCTAAATTCACAGTTCTAAACTGAAACCCCACTCCAGTACAATTCCAGTACACAACTGTGCCTTCCTAtttaattaatcgattcagactgaaatataaattcaaaaacgATACTTATATTCTTGTAtttgaatattgatttttaacaaGCGGGTGGAATTTTTAAAGTATCTTTGCAAGTGCGCGAACCACgtatgaaaatgttaaaaagatgTCTAGCTATAAAAAACTTAATAGATAACGTTAATAACTTAAAAGTAAAAATCTCGATGACTACCCACAGTTCTTACCGGTGTTGTATAGTGCCCTTACCACCCCCGCCCCCCAACTCCTggccccttccccccccccccccccgaaaagaaATGACTATATAGCCAGGTTACCCCCTCGAAAAGCCTATTATATACAGATTTACCCCCATTCTTTCCTTCGGATTTGTTTATGATGGACCATTCGTGTCAACATTTCGCAATATCTGAAATGATATTAATTACTCTCTTTGAGGGTTGATACAGGCTTAGATCTTCTCAATCACCACTTGAGAAATTTAGACTAAATTTGGTgtgtatttttagaaaaaagagaGGATTTAAGATTGCAAAATGTAATACTCCTTCCATCCTCCAAAGGCCATTTATGGGTACTGTAAAATTAAGGGTTTTCAAAacgttaaaatatttaattctcGATATCTTGCGACTGGGTGCATTAATATGATGAGAAATTGCAGAAAATGTCGCTTCGGTAGTGGGATTTCTAAGCAATGGTAAAGAATTATTGATTATGTAATAAATGATTTGGATTTATAGTATACAACCagaattaattttgtttctttgcTGGAAATACGCATGGTTAGTCAAAGTCATGGGAAGAAAGTatttaaaatgtgaaatggagcctTATGTTTGTAATCATGTACAGCTATATTCTAAGCTTTATTCCGCTTTTCAATTGGCGACGCGATTTGGAAATATACCATCTTGAAAattaagctacatgtatctaaaaaGAGAAAGCACTGCTTTGTTATCGTTCAGAAAAAAACTCTGCCGTACACAATCAAGTCAGAAGCGATATTTGGATTACGTAGAAAATTCCATTTATTCTTCATAGTAGATATATTGACAGGGCGCGGATAGGCGgataaaaaaaggaagaaattaatttttttttttttatatatttagaattttaaagacattcataatttataaattaagagCACATTTTTGCATATGACCACAGAGCATGGTATACCTTATGAATTCACCAAAATAACTTTAGTTAagttctctgtgctttatatgaatctatgtaaaataataattttacaaaacacACCTTAAGTGAGAAACGTGAGGGAGACACCCTACTATGGAGAAAAGTCTAATACATAATAGTTTTTCAACTCCGTGGAAAAAGActactatatatacatgtatagccaGTTTAgctaatgggggggggggggtgctataTAACACCGATAATGCAACAATTTGAAATTATCACTTTTCTTGTTTTCTAAAAGCGAAAACAACATGtgaaaaaaacataataaaaaatgtatttgcgTTGAAACATGATAACGAAAGGAAGGCTTAAGCGATGGTTCGGAAAACATGCTAAAAACAGGGAAAATAGAATCGAAACATTAAATCCTTTACTAGTTTCAGAAGACatatgcttatcaaaattttcatgaaaGAATAGACCGGATACTattgttttattgattattattggTCAATTATAAGAGAGGAAaaaatctaatgaaaatattgattattgttGATTAATTATGAGAGGAAAAATTCTAATAAAGATatgtgatgattaaataaatgtataaactatGATTATAGTATGGAGAGAAAAAACCATCCCTATTTAGTATTTAGATAGCATGCTATTTGTGGGTTTTggtgaaaaagatttttttaaaaagttaatcatTGTTAATGAATATTTTGCATGATAATCTATGCTTTACTGCCCACATACATCATTTTtcattatacatataaaaaaaagttaaacctCAAAGTCTTACCTGGTCCTACCTTCCAAGACGGTCGCCGAACACTGCTAATTCATCTACAGTGACCAAAAGTTCAGTCGGCCAATAAGAAATAATACTTCAACACGCAAATAAAATAGTGATGTATATTAACTTATGACATTTGTATTCACGGCCTGAATTCCATTCGTTatgcagaagaaaaaaaattatcaatccgccatcttttttttatatttgtgaaTGAAATTTGAGTTACAAGATAGCGGGAATCGATTTGGAGCTTTGGGGTGGCGGGGGTTTCAATCCAAGATAATTACTCGTATCTCTTTCAAATGCGATATGTTTAcataaagaatgtttgaaatttatatttgatatattatgtattaaaaCCGGGGTAGAAAAAAGTGCATGCCTATCGGAGTTTACTATATGTGTGCATGTGATTTTGGAGTTATACAAGGGGAAGTTTTAtcaccatttttgttttcactGTCTTTAACGATAggaaatatttaagaaatgtaatttgttatattgaaaCTTTGCATACTTATTGAATCTGGTGACGCCGTCTCAATAAAAGTCACTAAATGTGTTCTAATTGATGAAATACGTGTCAATATTGTCAAAAACGGAAGTTTTCTGCCGGGGTGTTTTAAGACCGCCTAAATCATTATGAGGCTAGATGGCCAACAAATTGACCATTAGATCTGTctaaaaatttaagatttaatttgtttagctataaacttttagttggtaaaaaaaaaatccatatatttacCATTTGAATTGGggtattttctatatttttatgtaaagttctttttcaaaagAAGATCAAtagagtctaaaaatggccacgaccatcgaaCCCTCTTAAGCACCGGCACTGGAACGTAAAATGAATACAATAACTTGATTTATTCACATAtacaatcatgcacatatttATCTCTAtacatgcaaatacatgtactattctTCTTTAAGGTAGTCCGTGCATAACTAAGgtgatttcacaattttgaagcTGACATAAACCAAATTCATGTCACTGTACATGTAGTcatttaaatgaacttttttcaATTGAAACTTTTGACTTTAAAGAGTTGTCCACTGTCATagataaataaggaataaggaatcatttgaatattatggggtgataattttggtcagggcgtgatcaaatccaataaagcccgaagggctttatgatagatttgatcacgcatcgaccgaaattatcacctcataatattcaaagaatgattccttattacttatatttatataattttaagccactgtacgattaaatatttaaatataaataagcaaatccCATTGGCGCCTCAATTTGCGTCATTTCTATTATGGAttatatatagtacaaaatcgatacgtagtgttatcacaggcaaagacactggaaaatgtaaatatacagaaaaatctCGTTTTCTTAAATTATGCACTAGGATGATATATTTGTTTCAATTCAatgtttttagataaaaatcaagaaaaatctgCATAATTTAATAATCCCTTTGAAATTATACTAATATTCAagtgatcaaacttgcaatctattagatatgaTACATTTAGTCATGGAtgtactattatataaatagtgcctgtttgggagggaaacagttgaaattgacaccccgagaaaaccattgtcaaccgacgcgaagcggaggttgacaatggttttcgaggggtgtcaatttcaactgttatcctccaaaacaagcactatttattttgttatactgaatgtcttaatttttaagaaaattttactgcttttataaaggaataacgtgaattctacagcgaaccgtacgcgcataattttcgcgcatgtaacaatttgtaatgttacccgttgctaagtgcgttgctaacgctgagggtaatagaacgggttatgaactgcgtcttaaccgatcagatttcagtatttaacatgaaagtataacaacatgAATCCCAGAGCCCATACACTGAAGTTTTAGTTTTCATTGCATgagttatttttctctttttgtgTGTGCGTGTTTATCATGCGGTTTTGAAGGTAGCGAGCTGTACAGAAAAATACATCACCGATGGACGCGTTAGTTATAGATCTTCGGAAGCAACATAAACGATGTTGTAATATTAGTATCAAGGATCCCCAATAGAATTAACTTATCTGCTAGCGTTAAGTCATTGTACACATTTATAAACAACAAGCACGAAATTATTCCTTTCTCTGtacagacaaaaaaaaaatgcagaagtTGCTATTGATAGAAAAGCCTGGATCTTGTGTTCATTCGTGTTTCGATCTAGCATAAGTCGCCAAAACGCCTGAGGAAATGcttgttttttcttttgttttcataagggtatgaaggtagcgagcgatactgaaaaaaaatctgcatcCTCTAACTTCAAAGCTTATTTGGAACAGAAGACAATTGATACTACTAATCAATACTTCACATGTATTAATACCGGTATTTTAATTACTGCTCTGtagcaacgcactttgaaaaatattacgcactttgaagagaacatttttcaaagtgcgtcaATTTTGGGaccaaatcaacgcactttgaattttttttttaatacggGACCAGGTTAACGcaattctaatttattttttcaaaatgcgttaTGGAGGTACATTAACAATTTTTCTTATCTCGAGactcaacgcactttgaaaaaatatgtataaatcacaaAGTTTGGACTTggaatttctaatttgttgatattaTGATGAATTGCTATTTTATAACACTagtgaatctaatttaccgtCTTTGAGAAAGGGGATGGGGGTAGGGAttaaccaaagatacaggtcaaTAACCAGTACATCATTTAAGTGATTATAGGAAGAAGGTCCCAAACCCTCACAAttccttccaaaacatatgatattcagcaacttggAGTAAAGTACATGTTTAAGAAcggaaaaagaaaaattgttgtAAATTAAGTACAGTGTTATTGAAAACCAGAGCTGGCCATACGATAACTTTTCCAATGGTATGTTAAAGAAGCTGTAAGGATTTCAACATAAACCATCTTTTCAAATTGTAAtcaattgcaaataaatcacttcattataaaaaaaagttacagtGCCAAACATGAAATTAttctaaactttaaaataagcaTTAGGGTGTGGGATTTTTTCCTTGCACTGATGTTCTAAAAggtcatattgtttttgataaacattaacAACGTAACCTTTTCTCACATAATGTTTGTGTAAAGCACATGCGAATGAAACCAGCTGAGATATGTTGTACATCGATCTGcattatcaatatacatgtatataataaattattttcgtTTCTGGCATAGTCCAATTACCAGATAAGAACTGATATAAATTTGCTGCATACATTAAAGAAAGGACAAGGCCATTGCTAAGCGAAGCGATGCAGTTTACGTTATATTTGGACAAGTACTACTTAGGCACGTGGCCCGAAACCTATTCGAGTACGTATGAAAACTCATCACGcacataattttaaatatatagaagTCTTAGCTGactaatgtttaaaaatactattaaatatttacatccaccatgTAAATTTCTTCTACttcttacggaaattgattgtaattcaaaGCTCcgtagaaactgacaggaccgGTGTATATAATTAAATCATGAGTGGATGGGGGTcggatacccccccccccccctcagaTTTTTTTCTCGATTCACGTTTTTATCGttaataaattatgtttaaatctAATCTGTTACACTTCATCTATGAATCATTCTATCGGCATTCCATAAAAAGTGAATAAAAGTACGTTATAAGCATCATTTTTATCACCATCGTGTTACACAGAAGGAACATCCAGTTCTTCATAAATGTATAGGTTACCATATTTACTAAAACAACGGGAGGCCTGGGATCAGTCCGTGTAGGTCGTACTTTCATGTAACGAAAATTTCGATTGAGCAAAAAACCCACGCACAGCCAACAAAATGAAACTGGACGGTCTGATCATCGTGTATTGTGCCATTTTTGAATTAAagatgatataaaattaataaatgaatttgaaagcTTATCCATATGCGAAGAGGTCGTTTTTAAATAGATTGTGTGGATATCAATCTTGTCAGtttctaaatatttacatccaccaagtatgattcccatAATTTCTTCCGGaaattgtaattcatagctGTCGAAACCTTCAAAAagcggactgcacgaaataatcatttatttcgtgcagtctgtgaatttttttttggttgctgaaggtttcgactgtgaattacaattaatttcCACAAGAAATATCAGAAATCATACTtggttgatgtaaatatataattataatttcataaaaaaataagttgtgTTGTcttaaaaagttcaacaaaaGAAGGTTAATCTTTTAACacttttatttgtcattttttttctatattttaaaaacaaaaatttctaTGCATATGGATTTAATATTCATACAAATCAATAAGCCaattctctttttcttttttatcttttcaacCAGTAAACAAGCTTTCTTCTAATGTTAATCTCTGGGAAGAGTGCACCCACAGCAATTACTGAGATGACCAAAAACCTCAATCGCTTTCTttctatttcattgtttaagGGGGATCAGAAGGTCAAAAGGTCAAACAAGTTGACACTATGCATTAGCAGGCATGTTGGTCTGTTGCCCTTGATACTTGACTTCCTGGTCTTTGGATGAGAAGAATGTGTAAGACAACACAATATCATCAACATTGTCCATCCTCGGGTCATTCAGCAAATCTGGGTCAAGGTAGAAAAACACCGGCATCTCCACctggaagtaaaaaaaaaatatataaaaacaataacaattttAAGGTGCTGGATGGTCAATAAAATAACTATCATATCCATCATCATCTATCAAAGAACTTGTGATTTTTAAGTAGTgaattgttaatacatgtagtttgagtAAGTATATGGTCCAACTGTTAATAAACAGCCCCTTAATGCAGACAACAGACTTACGTGTACAGAGAAGAATAGTTATCATTGTGGACATATTATTCACTGATAGGAGTATCAAAGCAGCTGTGAAAGTAGTTAAATATGCATATAAGCATAGATAAACCTATCCCACCATGTCAGACACCAATACATCAAATTACCCTTTGGGGTCCTTTGAAGAGAGGCTGCTCTGAGTTATGGGCCTTCTTCTCCTGCGTTTATAGAGCCATTAACACATCCAAGTAACTGACAAGAATCAGACACCCCCTCCTCGTACCAAGTCAAGAAGTGGACAAATGCTCTCAATCTGGGACCGAATACTCCTTCATTTTGggggtatttattttttatctgacAACATGGGAATTGTGACATCTAACAGCAAGTCTAgccttttatttaaaaaatgatctcTAATACCTAGTACTGTACAAGATGGTGACAATGTGACAGAACTTGTTAATATACTGCCACCCTCTCAACTCTCATAAAAATAGCAACATCGAAATAGTTCTATTTTTGAGTATAGTTATAAAAGTAACACAAGTAAATAGAATCAAACAGGCTTGTGGGTCCACAAAATACCTGTCAAATTAACCTTAAAATgatcaatatgatttttctagCCATGAACTTAAATTTGACAGGAAAAACGCACAGGATAAACCATGAGAATTTTATGTAAGTTGAACATTTTCTCCTTACATTTCCTACACATATATATAACTCTAGTTTCTTTTAAGTCTTAAAATGATCATTATCGTCCATCCCTTAAGTAGCATGAGATTATATGATTTCCTTCCCAGTAGATTGAAGGAAAATAATGATCATGATAAAATGGGATAAAATTAACATTTGACGTACATAAAAAATCCTTATAATTTATATGTCTGAATATGTCATGTTAACTTCAACATGTGTTTCACAGTGTAAGATGTAATTTAGAAAGTggataaattgatataaaacctagctaataaaatgataaaaagaattCTCCTTGAGTGTTCAATGGGGTATACTTTTAAATTGCTCCTCACAAggtttttaaagcaaaattaagCCTCGATCATCCCACtatttgtttttatgtaaaatgtatataatacaAAGTCTACAGCACTCACACCTGTTGATGTTGTATGCTCTTTTAAGAGGTTAAGTGATGATTCAATGGATCATATGTTTATTCTCCTATCACAAATTATCTGTACTAGGGATAAACATTATTATATCTTGGGAGAAAGCTGAAGACTGGATCCATCACATCTGGAACACTCAGTTGGATAAGCCGATCTATTGCCTGTCATAACAAACTCAACAAGCACCTGTTCCTCATCATTCTGAATTTGTCTGTCAATTGATTTCCCATTGTTTGAATACAAAGTCTTGACACAAGAGCTTTGCAAGTAATTTATAAATCTCTCAGTCAGAACATTTCTTAATGTCCCAAATGTcctccaataaaaaaaaaagttaacaaatagGTTAATGAATTCCACTGATTCTGTATCACTGAATAAGTATGTCAGGTCTGACCAGTTCTTGTGCAGTTAGCTGTCAGTATCTGTCCAGCTATCAGCTATCTGCAAACTGATCCAAGACAAAGACTAATACTGAATCGGGAGGCAGCTGTCATTTTGTCCATCAATAATTCCTCTGTTACATCATCAAAAGTAgttttaccaaaatattaatTCCTTTTATccattcaacaaaataaaaatcaatttcttttacAGTGAGGCAATTGCGAATGTTGAACAATAAGGCCTGAAAATCTCATTAAATCCTAATTCTGTGTGAAACTTGTATaatacctccccccccccccattcctcACTTCATCAACTTTTATGTAATGGTAGAGGATTGAATATTATATGCATTAATGAATTACTTTGGATTCCTTCTTTTATGTGAGTAATTAATTCTGTGATTCagctgttttgcatcaaatt
Coding sequences within it:
- the LOC128165989 gene encoding keratin, type II cytoskeletal 2 epidermal-like; amino-acid sequence: MGAIKLMIVLLPLLGGVVSIELKAPAKDFLTRFDGGFSKKSDRAFGYGPDFFAPGVDVAYPQGYGGPSPYMESRFDVKFGPVEQNIEWGPAFSGKGSYGLGFKGGFDGGPGGFGFGGKGGFGGFGGGGFGGGGGFGGGGGFGGGEEVDLAEEEEEEVVAEEEAVAEEVVEEAVAEEAEVVVAEEVVEEEEEEAEVVVAEEVVEEEEEAAAVEEEAAAEEEVVVAEAVAEEEEEAAEEVVVAAAEEEEEEVEEDLEEDFEEEEEEEAVVEVEAAAVEEEEAEEAVVVEEAAAVEEEEVVVVEEEEAAAAAAEEEEAVEEEEVVVAEEEEVVEEDLDLEKDLALEVLVELVELEVNLVVI